CGGCCTGGAACTGCATGAGAAAATTATTGGCTGTAGCCCCGCCATCCACCCTGAGTTCCTTGGTAGGTTCTCCACTGTCCTTTTCCATGGCTTTGATCACATCATAGACCTGATAGGCTATGGATTCAAGCGCTGCCCTGGTCATGTGGGCTATCGTAGTGCCTCTGGTGATCCCAAAAAAAGCTCCCCTGGCATTTTGGTCCCAATGCGGTGCTCCCAATCCAGCCAAAGCCGGAACAAAGTAAACCCCGTCGTTGTCTTCCAGGCTTACGGCCAGTTTTTCGCTTTCCTTGGCATGGCTAAAAAATTCAATTCCGTCCCGCAACCACTGGATCGCAGCTCCTCCAATAAATACCGAACCTTCCAGCGCATAATGCACTTTTCCATTAATTTCCCAGGCGATGGTAGTCAATAACTGGTTATTGGACTTGACGGGTTTTTCACCTGTGTTCATTACCAAAAAGCAACCTGTCCCATAAGTGGTTTTGGCCATTCCGGGCTGGGTACAGAGTTGGCCAAATAATGCGGCTTGCTGATCTCCTGCAATTCCCGCAATAGGGATTCTGTGGGACAGGATATCTCCGGCAGTACTTCCATATATTTCTGAGGAGGATTTTACTTCGGGTAGAATGGATGAAGGTATATCAAAAAGCTCCAATAACTCTTGGTCCCATTGTTTTTCATGGATATTGTACAGCATGGTCCTGCTGGCATTGCTGATGTCAGTGACGTGGATTTGACCGGCACTGAGTTTCCAGACCAACCAGCTGTCAACGGTACCAAAGGCCAAGTCCCCATTTTGCGCTTTTTCCCGTGCACCTTCCACATGGTCCAGGATCCATTTGATTTTGGTGGCTGAGAAGTAGGCATCCAATACCAATCCGGTTTTTTCAGCTATCATGGTTGACTTCCCTTCAGATTTCAGTTGGTCACAATAAGATGAGGTCCTTCTGTCTTGCCATACAATGGCATTGTAGATGGCTTTTCCTGTTTTCCTGTCCCAGACTATGGTGGTTTCCCGTTGGTTGGTAATTCCTATGGCTGCTAAATCCCCGGCTTTGATCCCATGATTGGCCAGGGCTTCTATCATTACAGATGATTGGCTGGACCAGATTTCCTGAGGATCATGTTCCACCCATCCTGATTTGGGGAAATGTTGCTTGAAATCCTTTTGTTCCACAGAAACAATCTGACCTGTTTTATCAAAAACTATAGCTCTGGAACTGGTAGTGCCCTGGTCAAGGGACAAGATATATTGGGACATTGGTTAATTGGTTAATTCAGTGATTGGTTAAATGGGTTTTTGGTTCTCCTATGGAAATATTGTAGAAATATGCTTGAAATACAATTGAAATATTGATTTAGTGCATATTTCTAAGTGTTTCGATGAAGATATATTTCTATCTATTTCAAGATATATTTATTTGCCAATTTTTGAAAATCTTCCAGTTCCGCGGCCATCCATTTTTCATCTTTCCTTAGTTCTTGGGCCATCAATTCGGCCACTTTTGGGGCCATTTCCAGTGCTGCCCGGGCATCTAGAAGCAAAACCCGCATTCTTCGGCTGAGGATGTCTTCCACTTTCATGGCCATTTCATGTCTTGTGCTCCAGACCACTTCTGCCTGAGTATAGGGGTAGTCGGGATGTAGTTTGTGGCCTAATTCGGGATTGTCCCGAATCATTTTTTGGATGAATAGGGCATCTGAGCCATAGCCTTTCCAGTGTCCGTTTTCTGGTGCTGTTGTAAATCCGTGGAAACGGATTTCTGCGGAGGTAGAAGGGGCAAGGGATTCTCCTGTGATATTTGTGAACTCTTTAACCGTATCTTCCCCCATTTTCCTGAAAGTTGTCCATTTGCCTCCTGTGATAGAGACCAATTTGCTTTTAGAAATGATCACTTTATGAGAACGTGAAATTTCCTTGGTTTTGGTACTCCCTTCTTTTGGTGCGGCCAAAGGGCGTAAGCCTGCAAAAACAGACTTCACATCTTTTCTGTTTGGGGATTTGGTGAGATAGGCTCCGGCAGTTTCCAAAATGAAATCCACTTCTTTACTCAGGGCTTCCGGTTCCAGTTTGGCTTTTTCCCTCAAGGTGTCGGTAGTGCCCACAACAAGTTTTCCCAGCCACGGAACAGCAAATAAGACCCTCCCGTCAGAGGTCTTGGGGATCATCAGCGCATCATTACCTCCAAGGAAACTCTGCTCTAAAACCAAATGGATTCCCTGGGAAGGTTGGATGCTCTTGGGGGCATCCGGCTGGTCCATCTGCAGAATTTTGTCAGCAAAAACACCTGTAGCATTGACGACCATTTTTGCCTCAATTTTGTATTTACTTTTATCGAGCTCATCACGAACGAGTATTCCCTTGATTTGGCCATTTTGGTCCTTGAGAAGGTCAATCACCTGCATGTAGTTCACCAGGCAGCCTCCCAAATCATGACAGGTCAGGGCGATACTCAAGGCCAATCGGGCATCATCAAATTGGCCATCATGGTAAACCACCCCGCCTTTCAGTCCCTCTTGCTTAATTTGTGGCAACCTTTGAATGGTTTCTTCCCTGGAGATAAATTTGGATTTACCAAGCCTAAGACGGCCTGCCATCCAATCGTAAATTTTCAAACCGATACTGTATTGGAGTCTGTCGAAGAATGTATATATAGGGATAATAAAAGGCTGATTGTAGGTGAGGTGCGGGGCATTTTGTAATAACCTTCCCCTTTCCTTCAGCGCTTCAAAAACCAACGCAATATCTCCTTGGGCCAGGTACCTCACTCCTCCATGCACCAATTTGGTACTGCGGCTTGATGTGCCTTTGGCAAAATCTGCCTTTTCCACCAATACTACGGACAGTCCTCTTGACAAAGCATCCAAGGCAACTCCTAATCCTGAAGCCCCACCGCCTATAACAGCGATGTCCCACACTT
This Cecembia calidifontis DNA region includes the following protein-coding sequences:
- the glpK gene encoding glycerol kinase GlpK; translation: MSQYILSLDQGTTSSRAIVFDKTGQIVSVEQKDFKQHFPKSGWVEHDPQEIWSSQSSVMIEALANHGIKAGDLAAIGITNQRETTIVWDRKTGKAIYNAIVWQDRRTSSYCDQLKSEGKSTMIAEKTGLVLDAYFSATKIKWILDHVEGAREKAQNGDLAFGTVDSWLVWKLSAGQIHVTDISNASRTMLYNIHEKQWDQELLELFDIPSSILPEVKSSSEIYGSTAGDILSHRIPIAGIAGDQQAALFGQLCTQPGMAKTTYGTGCFLVMNTGEKPVKSNNQLLTTIAWEINGKVHYALEGSVFIGGAAIQWLRDGIEFFSHAKESEKLAVSLEDNDGVYFVPALAGLGAPHWDQNARGAFFGITRGTTIAHMTRAALESIAYQVYDVIKAMEKDSGEPTKELRVDGGATANNFLMQFQADILGCRIQRPKIIETTALGAAFLAGLAVGFWKDEGELKTLWQADKSFEPQMDAEKAEKFLHFWHKAVERSKNWVE
- a CDS encoding glycerol-3-phosphate dehydrogenase/oxidase, encoding MDRKTNLKQINEKGKVWDIAVIGGGASGLGVALDALSRGLSVVLVEKADFAKGTSSRSTKLVHGGVRYLAQGDIALVFEALKERGRLLQNAPHLTYNQPFIIPIYTFFDRLQYSIGLKIYDWMAGRLRLGKSKFISREETIQRLPQIKQEGLKGGVVYHDGQFDDARLALSIALTCHDLGGCLVNYMQVIDLLKDQNGQIKGILVRDELDKSKYKIEAKMVVNATGVFADKILQMDQPDAPKSIQPSQGIHLVLEQSFLGGNDALMIPKTSDGRVLFAVPWLGKLVVGTTDTLREKAKLEPEALSKEVDFILETAGAYLTKSPNRKDVKSVFAGLRPLAAPKEGSTKTKEISRSHKVIISKSKLVSITGGKWTTFRKMGEDTVKEFTNITGESLAPSTSAEIRFHGFTTAPENGHWKGYGSDALFIQKMIRDNPELGHKLHPDYPYTQAEVVWSTRHEMAMKVEDILSRRMRVLLLDARAALEMAPKVAELMAQELRKDEKWMAAELEDFQKLANKYILK